One segment of Desulfovibrio sp. JC010 DNA contains the following:
- a CDS encoding sulfite exporter TauE/SafE family protein produces MDFDSIFLVAMQSSLFLGLIHGINPCGHSWLVLAPFVYGEKDGKRVFSLTAAFASGTALACLILGLTLGSISLTIPESLTHIVDLVTIGILVLLGGILLIKPEILHSHDHDHDHDHDHDHVHDHQHHDHHHGHGCSCSGHGVSALGSVTAWGLFSIGFVNMIVPCPTVAIMYKYALDSGSVFKGTAVFASYALGTAIALAAVIYAIYRAASFVRTLEQDWVEPLVMRTAGLMTIGFAFYSYTTI; encoded by the coding sequence ATGGATTTTGATTCAATATTTCTGGTGGCAATGCAATCCAGCCTGTTTCTGGGCCTTATTCACGGGATCAATCCCTGCGGGCATTCGTGGCTGGTGCTGGCACCCTTTGTTTATGGTGAAAAAGACGGAAAGCGGGTTTTCTCCCTTACTGCTGCCTTTGCTTCCGGCACAGCACTGGCCTGTCTGATTCTCGGATTGACTCTCGGGTCCATTTCCCTGACCATTCCCGAATCTTTGACCCATATTGTGGATCTGGTGACAATCGGTATTTTGGTCTTGCTGGGCGGCATTCTATTGATTAAGCCAGAAATCCTGCACAGTCATGACCACGACCACGACCACGACCACGACCATGATCATGTTCACGACCACCAGCATCATGATCACCACCACGGCCACGGGTGTTCGTGCTCCGGCCATGGGGTGAGCGCATTGGGCAGTGTGACAGCATGGGGCTTGTTTTCCATTGGATTTGTGAACATGATTGTGCCTTGCCCCACAGTGGCGATCATGTATAAATATGCCCTTGATTCCGGCAGCGTCTTCAAGGGAACTGCTGTTTTCGCCAGCTATGCGCTGGGTACGGCCATTGCCCTTGCGGCAGTGATCTATGCCATTTACCGGGCGGCATCTTTTGTGCGCACCCTTGAACAGGATTGGGTGGAGCCGCTGGTTATGCGTACCGCCGGGCTGATGACCATCGGTTTTGCGTTCTACAGTTATACAACTATATAA
- the ybaK gene encoding Cys-tRNA(Pro) deacylase: MTPAINIAKKKKIQFKVHEYEHDPSAEAYGKEAAEKLGVAPERVFKTLVAGSGKDLFVVVVPVMKMLDLKALAKAVKVKKIAMADVKLVERTTGYVVGGVSPLGQKKLLPTVIDISAEEFETIYVSGGKRGLDIELSPQDLAGLLHGSFAGIAR, translated from the coding sequence ATGACACCTGCAATAAATATAGCCAAGAAAAAGAAGATACAGTTCAAGGTCCATGAATACGAGCATGATCCGTCCGCCGAGGCTTACGGCAAGGAAGCAGCGGAAAAACTGGGCGTTGCCCCGGAGCGCGTTTTCAAGACTCTGGTCGCCGGAAGCGGAAAAGACCTGTTCGTAGTCGTGGTTCCGGTCATGAAAATGCTGGACCTCAAGGCTCTCGCCAAGGCCGTGAAGGTCAAAAAGATCGCTATGGCTGACGTAAAGCTCGTGGAACGTACCACCGGATACGTGGTCGGCGGGGTCAGCCCGCTGGGGCAGAAGAAGCTTTTGCCCACGGTCATTGATATTTCCGCAGAAGAATTCGAGACTATCTATGTCAGCGGCGGCAAGCGCGGGCTGGATATTGAGCTCAGCCCGCAGGATTTAGCGGGATTGCTGCATGGGAGTTTTGCCGGGATAGCACGATAA
- a CDS encoding APC family permease, translated as MSQEKLELEKSMSPAQVWALALGSIVGWGCFVLPGDMFLPQAGIMGTLIGFGVGAFLICFVAVCYSYMIKYAPVAGGAFAYAYVGFGPTAAFVCGWALVLGYIAIIGIDVAALALIFRFLFPGVFEFGPLYSIAGWQVYTGEVILMTAATLLFGWMNYRGNSFAGKLQVMLAFLLTIGIVALFTGSASLETAQLGNLAPLFAEHRSELSCVLIIFAISPFLFVGFDTVPQAAEEFTFEPARARNIMIIAILCGVVLYSLVTLAVGIAIPVPEMLAKMDAMRATGGTAWATGEVAAMAFGKLGAVVLACAVMGAVCTGINGFYIATSRLLLSMARGRILPAWFGDIHPKYRTPHKALLFTMAIVLLTPFAGRSVVVWIVDMSSVGTGIGYLFSCLAARRVLMGSEGVSDRLVKQFCCVMGILASVLSIVLLLIPGSPAYISEASRWCMVTWVVMGVFFYFSSRGEWANLPEAVVRKSILGREDIPVFFKSKEAQAQPQTASE; from the coding sequence ATGTCACAAGAAAAACTGGAATTAGAAAAATCAATGTCGCCCGCGCAGGTCTGGGCACTGGCGCTGGGGTCAATTGTAGGCTGGGGGTGCTTTGTTCTCCCCGGTGATATGTTTCTTCCGCAGGCCGGTATCATGGGTACCCTGATCGGCTTCGGTGTCGGCGCATTTCTGATTTGCTTTGTAGCGGTCTGCTACAGCTATATGATCAAGTACGCCCCTGTTGCAGGCGGCGCGTTTGCATATGCTTATGTCGGCTTTGGACCCACTGCGGCTTTTGTCTGCGGGTGGGCACTCGTGCTTGGGTACATAGCCATCATCGGCATCGACGTTGCCGCACTGGCGTTGATATTCCGTTTCCTTTTTCCGGGGGTCTTTGAATTCGGACCGCTGTACTCCATAGCCGGGTGGCAGGTTTATACAGGTGAAGTAATTCTCATGACCGCGGCAACCCTGCTTTTCGGCTGGATGAACTATCGCGGCAATAGCTTTGCAGGTAAATTGCAGGTTATGCTGGCCTTCCTGCTGACTATCGGTATCGTGGCTCTGTTCACCGGTTCCGCTTCCCTTGAAACCGCGCAACTCGGCAACCTCGCACCCCTGTTTGCAGAGCACCGTTCCGAGCTTTCCTGCGTACTGATCATTTTCGCTATCTCCCCCTTTCTCTTTGTGGGCTTTGATACTGTGCCGCAGGCCGCAGAGGAATTCACCTTTGAGCCGGCCCGTGCACGCAACATCATGATCATCGCCATTCTGTGCGGTGTTGTTCTTTATTCTCTGGTTACTCTGGCCGTAGGTATTGCTATCCCCGTTCCTGAAATGCTGGCTAAAATGGACGCCATGCGCGCCACCGGCGGAACCGCATGGGCCACAGGCGAAGTAGCGGCCATGGCTTTCGGTAAGCTGGGCGCAGTTGTTCTGGCCTGCGCGGTTATGGGCGCGGTCTGCACCGGGATCAACGGTTTTTACATCGCCACCTCCCGTCTGCTGCTGAGCATGGCTCGCGGTCGCATTCTGCCTGCATGGTTCGGTGATATCCATCCCAAATACCGCACACCTCACAAAGCCCTGCTCTTCACCATGGCTATCGTCCTGCTGACCCCCTTTGCCGGACGTTCCGTTGTGGTCTGGATTGTGGACATGAGTTCCGTGGGTACCGGTATCGGGTATCTATTCTCCTGCCTTGCAGCACGCCGTGTTCTGATGGGGTCCGAGGGCGTTTCCGACCGTCTGGTCAAGCAGTTCTGCTGCGTGATGGGTATTCTGGCTTCCGTGCTTTCCATCGTGCTGCTGCTTATTCCCGGCTCCCCGGCATACATCAGTGAGGCTTCCCGCTGGTGCATGGTTACCTGGGTAGTCATGGGTGTGTTCTTCTATTTCTCCAGCAGGGGTGAATGGGCGAACCTTCCTGAAGCTGTCGTGCGCAAGAGTATTCTGGGCCGTGAAGATATTCCTGTTTTCTTCAAGAGCAAAGAAGCTCAGGCACAGCCCCAGACTGCTTCCGAGTAG
- a CDS encoding glycyl radical protein, whose product MNTTLSAKEETRTAEGYGINWDTAEDRVKELKDYLMNAPQVMDPERLKFLNEVYEKHQGEPVVYVRAKVLERVLTQKKIFLDGNPIVGTLTGVRAGVYAYPEWNVSWIKEEMQMAKMASLGEMKIPAETQELLEKTYKLWKGRTAIDQNNKMYKEKYGESAKKYAKAGMYYENVSVASGSGIADYGMVLNKGIRHLMEEVRTRLTETQNTLANRDKIDLYRSMLITFDAVIKHSHRYADLAEKTAAEESDPKVKAELLEIAEICRRVPEHPARNFREAIQSFWFTHLCVATEQMACAVSPGRYGQYMYPFFKKDIDEGNLTREQVLTMLKFQWIRHLELGEYQGNSYALTLSGHTGQSMTIGGVDKDGRDASTELEELMLETQIQMKSIQPTLTLLYHPKLKESYMQKVVECIRGGSGQPQILNNNAVIQRTLARFAQYPDGITLEDARNCGNYGCVSTGVCGKGSFITQEDQPCLAKVVELVLNNGKCPVTKKKVGAETGDPITFETFEDLYEAVKGQLDNLFRISRAHSDLSQMARLQVVPSVFRSAMYDGCIEKGMCEEAGGTRYPQVNPIMTAGIDAANSILAIKHLVYDTKAVTMEELLEALKANFEGYEELRQMCFDAPKHGNDVEEVQEIVQRFYRDVDEIHHSQGPDCFGQRTPLDAYSLSYHNYFGGMMGALPNGRKAGVALTDGSVSAMPGTDKEGITALIKSGAEAIDTVRYGANHFNVKFSPSVLEGPQGAKTLISLIKTYCDFGGSHIQFNCVSSDTLKDAQQNPQDYSDLIVRVAGFSAYFTRLDCGVQNEIIKRTEYDAGRC is encoded by the coding sequence ATGAATACTACCCTGTCTGCAAAAGAAGAAACCAGAACTGCCGAAGGATACGGCATCAACTGGGATACAGCTGAAGACCGCGTCAAGGAACTCAAGGATTACCTCATGAACGCTCCGCAGGTCATGGACCCCGAGCGTCTGAAGTTCCTGAACGAAGTATATGAAAAACATCAGGGTGAACCTGTAGTATATGTCCGCGCCAAAGTTCTGGAACGTGTACTAACCCAGAAAAAAATCTTTCTCGACGGCAACCCCATTGTAGGTACCCTTACAGGTGTGCGTGCCGGTGTTTACGCCTACCCCGAATGGAACGTCTCCTGGATCAAAGAAGAAATGCAGATGGCCAAAATGGCCTCCCTCGGCGAAATGAAAATCCCCGCCGAGACTCAGGAACTGCTCGAAAAGACCTACAAGCTCTGGAAAGGCCGCACCGCCATCGACCAGAACAACAAGATGTACAAGGAAAAGTACGGTGAAAGCGCGAAGAAGTACGCCAAAGCAGGCATGTACTACGAAAACGTTTCCGTTGCTTCCGGTTCCGGTATCGCTGATTACGGCATGGTGCTGAACAAAGGTATCCGCCACCTTATGGAAGAAGTGCGCACCCGCCTCACCGAAACCCAGAACACCCTTGCCAACCGCGACAAGATCGACCTTTACCGCTCCATGCTGATCACCTTTGACGCGGTAATCAAGCACTCCCACCGCTACGCTGATCTGGCTGAAAAGACCGCGGCTGAAGAATCCGATCCTAAAGTAAAAGCGGAACTGCTGGAAATCGCAGAAATCTGCCGCCGCGTTCCCGAACACCCGGCCCGCAACTTCCGCGAAGCTATCCAGTCTTTCTGGTTCACCCACCTCTGCGTGGCAACCGAGCAGATGGCCTGCGCAGTTTCCCCCGGTCGCTACGGCCAGTACATGTACCCCTTCTTCAAAAAAGACATTGACGAAGGCAACCTGACCCGCGAGCAGGTTCTGACCATGCTCAAGTTCCAGTGGATTCGTCACCTCGAACTGGGCGAATATCAGGGCAACTCCTACGCGCTGACCCTTTCCGGACACACCGGGCAGTCCATGACCATCGGCGGTGTGGATAAAGACGGCCGTGATGCTTCCACCGAACTGGAAGAGCTCATGCTCGAAACCCAGATTCAGATGAAGAGCATCCAGCCCACCCTGACCCTGCTTTACCATCCGAAGCTCAAAGAATCCTACATGCAGAAAGTTGTTGAGTGCATCCGCGGCGGTTCCGGCCAGCCCCAGATTTTGAACAACAACGCAGTTATCCAGCGCACCCTCGCCCGTTTTGCGCAGTACCCCGACGGCATCACCCTTGAAGATGCCCGTAACTGCGGTAACTACGGCTGCGTATCCACCGGTGTCTGCGGCAAAGGAAGTTTCATCACTCAGGAAGACCAGCCCTGCCTCGCAAAAGTTGTGGAACTGGTGCTTAACAACGGTAAATGCCCGGTAACCAAGAAAAAGGTCGGCGCAGAAACCGGAGATCCCATCACTTTCGAAACCTTCGAAGACCTTTACGAAGCAGTAAAAGGACAGCTGGACAACCTGTTCCGCATTTCCCGCGCCCACTCCGATCTCAGCCAGATGGCCCGCCTGCAGGTTGTACCGAGCGTATTCCGCTCCGCCATGTACGACGGCTGCATTGAAAAGGGCATGTGCGAGGAAGCAGGCGGAACCCGCTACCCGCAGGTCAACCCGATCATGACTGCAGGTATCGATGCCGCCAACTCCATCCTCGCCATCAAGCACCTTGTATACGATACCAAGGCTGTAACCATGGAAGAGCTGCTTGAAGCACTCAAGGCCAACTTCGAAGGTTACGAAGAACTGCGCCAGATGTGCTTTGACGCACCCAAGCACGGCAACGATGTGGAAGAAGTTCAGGAAATCGTTCAGCGTTTCTACCGCGATGTGGATGAAATCCACCACTCTCAGGGTCCGGACTGCTTCGGACAGCGTACCCCGCTTGATGCATACTCCCTTTCCTACCACAACTACTTCGGCGGCATGATGGGCGCACTGCCCAACGGTCGTAAAGCAGGCGTGGCCCTCACCGACGGCAGTGTTTCCGCAATGCCCGGTACCGACAAGGAAGGCATCACCGCACTGATCAAATCCGGTGCTGAAGCAATCGATACCGTCCGTTACGGCGCGAACCACTTCAACGTGAAGTTCTCCCCCTCCGTACTGGAAGGTCCGCAGGGCGCGAAAACCCTGATCTCCCTGATCAAGACCTACTGCGATTTCGGCGGATCTCACATCCAGTTCAACTGCGTAAGCTCCGATACCCTCAAGGATGCGCAGCAGAACCCGCAGGATTACTCCGACCTTATCGTACGCGTGGCAGGCTTCAGTGCCTACTTCACCCGCCTCGACTGCGGCGTGCAGAACGAAATCATCAAACGCACCGAATACGACGCAGGTCGTTGCTA
- a CDS encoding DUF4125 family protein, translating to MAEDKRIQIIENIIALELDMFLAVKNRGGTAACQEHPDSFRIMRNMTHGVMPDDYLESYLADLEKAVADKRNLMTEKYALMEGLIPVQNDSPAIAAIVQLESEWRKEVAAQFPRAVHPDGHQSFCIYLGSELQTYSSGTLDIYLNYARSVQQKHGNLVRERYEILMRKLGYESLTHCEESLSKPTK from the coding sequence ATGGCCGAAGATAAACGTATACAAATCATAGAAAATATCATCGCACTGGAACTGGACATGTTCCTTGCAGTGAAGAACCGCGGCGGCACCGCTGCCTGTCAGGAGCACCCGGATTCTTTCCGCATCATGCGCAACATGACCCACGGAGTAATGCCGGACGATTACCTTGAATCCTACCTCGCCGACCTTGAAAAAGCAGTGGCCGACAAGCGCAATCTCATGACCGAAAAATACGCGCTCATGGAAGGACTCATCCCGGTACAGAACGATTCCCCGGCCATTGCCGCCATCGTCCAGCTGGAAAGCGAATGGCGCAAGGAAGTAGCCGCCCAGTTCCCCCGCGCCGTGCATCCTGACGGACACCAGTCCTTCTGCATCTACCTTGGCAGTGAATTACAAACCTACTCCTCCGGAACTCTGGACATCTATCTGAATTACGCCCGCTCCGTGCAGCAAAAACACGGCAACCTCGTGCGTGAAAGATACGAAATCCTCATGCGCAAGCTGGGTTACGAGTCCCTCACCCATTGCGAAGAATCACTATCCAAACCAACAAAGTAA
- a CDS encoding sulfite exporter TauE/SafE family protein: MFDSPHTLVFLLWLIGGFVSGVSGIGGAMVAVPAAAMFIPMQELVPLACLLNVIMDGSIAAMHFRHCRWSALKPLLVGSVPGAFAGLYILTFVSSTILQGAVGALLIYYVYWQLTFKVKKTHPESWSRGSAAGFGASLLGTAISFDGPPIGAYGLYVGWAPRVFLGTLGVFFVIRATFTCILQGSAGLITPTVIDYAIYGAPATLIGTLLSFPVIKHINQDLFRKVLMTVIALAGVVCLVRSFL; this comes from the coding sequence ATGTTCGATTCACCACACACCCTTGTTTTCCTGCTCTGGCTGATCGGCGGATTTGTATCCGGGGTCAGCGGTATCGGCGGGGCCATGGTCGCTGTTCCGGCAGCGGCAATGTTCATTCCCATGCAGGAGTTGGTTCCCCTTGCCTGCCTGCTTAACGTCATCATGGACGGCAGCATCGCGGCCATGCATTTCCGGCACTGCCGCTGGTCCGCACTTAAGCCGCTGCTGGTCGGCTCCGTACCCGGAGCTTTTGCCGGGCTGTACATCCTGACCTTTGTTTCCAGCACCATCCTACAGGGAGCGGTCGGTGCGCTGCTCATCTATTACGTGTACTGGCAGCTCACCTTCAAAGTCAAAAAAACTCACCCGGAATCATGGTCACGGGGCAGTGCCGCCGGATTCGGAGCCAGCCTGCTCGGCACGGCTATCTCATTCGACGGACCGCCCATCGGGGCCTACGGTCTCTATGTAGGCTGGGCACCGCGCGTATTCCTCGGCACCCTCGGGGTCTTTTTTGTTATCCGGGCCACTTTCACCTGCATCCTGCAGGGCAGTGCCGGGCTGATCACCCCCACGGTAATCGACTACGCCATCTACGGAGCACCGGCTACACTCATCGGGACCCTGCTATCCTTTCCGGTAATCAAGCACATCAATCAGGATTTATTCCGCAAAGTGCTCATGACCGTAATCGCACTGGCTGGAGTCGTCTGTCTGGTCAGATCATTCCTTTAA
- a CDS encoding sigma-54-dependent Fis family transcriptional regulator: MYFSREKFRNVSRRSVLTPEMLAIWDDLGLGVAVVDSEGYCEYMNPIQRKADGFSRIHVEGQHITKLYVPHELDCIPTVECLRKNEPILKKSYLYKTTNNYLAGTVSDFFPLYDQGRKDGVITFTLWTGSVPLGDSKKRSRKSAARDKNYSYYTFDSLVGEDDSLREVLAEARTAARSSSHVMIWGESGTGKEVFAQAIHMESERREKPFIAENCAAIPENLLEAILFGTSKGAYTDAPDKPGLFEEADGGTLLLDELNSMPLGLQAKLLRVLQEKRVRRLGSQKEIPVDVRVISILNEAPLNAVSYGILRSDLFYRLAVVGLAIPPLRERKKDLTVLIRSFIACSEQTSSPGLIGVEPDVLQMFLDYDWPGNVRELLHVIEGSLALLGERYSIGVENLPRHFREACENSYMPTPLSAETAAPQAEESMLGKNFFDYSLIKRNSVVPLKSCVQQYEIECIKNVLKVTGGNVAKAARIMQITGAGLRYKIQQLGIGEDF, encoded by the coding sequence ATGTATTTTAGCAGGGAAAAGTTTCGTAATGTCAGCCGCCGCAGTGTGCTGACCCCGGAGATGCTTGCCATCTGGGATGATCTGGGACTGGGAGTGGCGGTGGTGGATAGTGAAGGGTATTGCGAGTACATGAACCCCATCCAGCGCAAGGCGGACGGGTTTTCACGCATCCATGTGGAAGGGCAGCACATCACCAAGCTCTACGTGCCTCACGAGCTGGATTGCATTCCCACAGTCGAATGTCTGCGTAAAAATGAGCCGATTCTGAAGAAAAGCTACCTTTACAAGACCACCAACAACTATCTTGCCGGGACTGTTTCCGACTTTTTCCCGCTTTACGATCAGGGTCGTAAGGATGGGGTAATCACCTTCACCCTCTGGACCGGATCAGTGCCTCTTGGTGATTCCAAGAAGCGGTCCCGCAAGTCCGCAGCCCGCGATAAAAACTATTCATATTACACCTTTGATTCCCTCGTGGGCGAGGATGATTCCCTGCGCGAGGTGCTGGCCGAGGCCCGCACTGCGGCCAGGTCTTCTTCGCACGTCATGATCTGGGGCGAGAGCGGTACCGGTAAGGAAGTATTCGCGCAGGCCATCCATATGGAAAGCGAGCGCAGGGAAAAGCCTTTTATTGCCGAGAACTGCGCGGCTATCCCGGAGAACCTGCTTGAAGCCATTCTTTTCGGTACCTCCAAAGGGGCCTACACCGATGCCCCGGATAAGCCCGGTCTGTTTGAGGAAGCGGACGGCGGAACCCTGCTGCTGGATGAACTTAACTCCATGCCGCTTGGTTTGCAGGCCAAGCTGCTACGCGTGTTGCAGGAGAAGCGGGTCCGCAGGCTCGGTTCGCAAAAGGAAATTCCCGTGGACGTACGGGTGATCAGCATCCTCAACGAAGCTCCGCTTAATGCCGTAAGTTATGGCATCCTGCGCAGTGACCTGTTTTACCGTCTGGCGGTGGTGGGCTTAGCCATTCCGCCGCTGCGTGAGCGCAAGAAAGACCTGACCGTGCTCATTCGTTCATTCATTGCCTGTTCGGAACAGACCAGTTCACCCGGACTCATCGGGGTGGAACCGGATGTTCTTCAGATGTTCCTCGATTACGATTGGCCGGGTAACGTGCGCGAGTTGCTCCACGTTATCGAGGGCAGCCTTGCCCTGCTTGGCGAACGGTATTCTATCGGGGTGGAGAATCTGCCCCGTCATTTCCGCGAAGCCTGCGAAAATTCTTACATGCCTACACCTCTAAGTGCTGAAACGGCCGCGCCGCAGGCTGAAGAGTCCATGCTCGGCAAGAATTTCTTTGATTACAGCCTGATCAAGCGCAACAGCGTGGTTCCGCTTAAAAGCTGCGTGCAGCAGTACGAAATTGAATGCATCAAGAACGTACTCAAAGTAACGGGCGGCAATGTGGCCAAGGCCGCCCGTATTATGCAGATTACCGGGGCCGGTTTGCGCTATAAAATTCAGCAATTAGGAATTGGAGAAGATTTTTAA